Within the Candidatus Anaeroferrophillus wilburensis genome, the region CCCGAGCATCTCATGTACGATTCCTGGCATCATGAGGGCCGCCGGTTCCGCCATGGCGCCGAAATGATGGGTGCTGACTATACCAACTGGCACGGTGTCTGGGAACTCCAGCACAACCTGATGGAGATGATCGAATACGGCGCCGAACACGGTGATGAAGAAGCTAAAAAAATTGCTGACAGCAACAGTCCCACCAAGTTCATGACCTATAAGATCTATGATATCCCCGGCAACGAATGGGGCATCGGTACCGAGAAAAACCGCCTGCCGGTACTCTATAAAATCATTCCGGATTACTGGGAAAAGGTCAAGGCCAACGTTGAAGCAGCGGTAAAACAGGGGCTGCTTTCCCAGGAGCAGTGGGATATCTGGCTGGAACGATACAACAATCGCGACCATTACCTGGGCACCCAATATCCTCCTCATCCGATCCACGAAGAATATCTGGAACGCTTCCAGTATGACATGAAAACAATGAACGAGCAGGTTATCAAGCTTGATCTGCCTGCGGCAGCCCCGTTCAATGATGTCCAATAACCGTTACCGGCCGGCGGCCCGTTGCCGCCGGCCGGGCATCATCCCCTGGAGGTTCTCATGAAAAAATTGCTTTTCATCATGGCACTCGGAACGGCCACGTTGTTTCTGCTGGCATACCCAAAAACCGGCGTTCTGGCTGCCGACAATCAACATCAGCAGCTCTTCGAGAGCAAATGCAGCAAATGTCATGCACTTGACCGGGTCAAAAATGCCCACCAGACCAAAGCGCAGCTGAGTGAAACTATCAAGCGGATGGCGAAAAAGCAAGGCGCTGATATTTCAGCAGAAGACCTTGAAGCGCTGGATGAGTATATCCTAACCCTGGACCTTGATACCGGTTCCTGATATAGCATGGCGGCGGGAAGAAGATGGCAGCTGCTTCTTCCCGCCTTTGCACCTTTGATTGTCAAACAGGATCGTATACCAATGATGAGAAAACCGCTTAACCTGATCATACCCTTTACCCTGGTTGTTGTTTTAACCGTGGCACTCATGCTTCCCGGCATATCCCTGTCTGCAGATGAGCAAACTCTGGCCACCATTGACAGCCAGATCATTACCGGCAGCACTTTTGAAGCATACCTCGAGCTTTTCAAAGGCAATCCCCGATACCAACCAGGCACCCGGGAAGCCAAGGAAAAACTGCTGCAGCACCTGATCAATCGCACCATCCTGTTGCAGTATGCCGAAGAGAACGGTTATGCGGACCTGGAGGAACTCAGCAAACACCAGCACCTGAGCAGGGAGGAAAAAGAAACCCTCATCCTCCGGCGGCTGCTCACCGACCTGGTTTCAAGCCAGGTTGCCATCTCTCAGACGGATATTGACCGGTACCTGCAAAACCACCCACAGCTCACCCGCACCCATGCTGAAGAAAATATAGCCGCTGAAAAACAGCAGGAGATTTTTCACCAACTCATGAACAAGCTGAAAAAGAAGCACACCATTACCATCTACCAGGAAAACCTGTAATACAAAATTTTTTGGCAATAATCCTTTATCGTAAAAAGTGCTTTCCGGACTGTCTTATAGCAGGCACTTGACAATTATACATTATGCAATACGCAAAG harbors:
- a CDS encoding photosystem P840 reaction-center cytochrome c-551; amino-acid sequence: MKKLLFIMALGTATLFLLAYPKTGVLAADNQHQQLFESKCSKCHALDRVKNAHQTKAQLSETIKRMAKKQGADISAEDLEALDEYILTLDLDTGS